In the Methanomassiliicoccales archaeon genome, GATATGGGCTGTGATAGTCTCATCACACATCATCTTGCTTCGTAGATGATCAACGGCGACTGTAGCGATAGGAGATGTTGCACGAGCCTTCCCGGCTGACCATGCATGGACCCATGGGACGCTTGGGAGTGCAACCCTTGCCGAAAACGGGGCATTGATTAGAGCTGATAATCCCTCTTAGGACTTCACCGCAGCGACAATTTCCCATCTCCTCTTTCACCGAAGGAGCGCCCTGGAGAATGTCATGATACTTTTCCCTTGCATTATGCACAGAGAATTCCTTCCTTAGCTCCAGGGCGCTGCCAGGTATAACAGGGAACCCTCGCCATGCACGATCAACAGGAAAGAATACGCGTTCTATTGTGGAGAGGGCTTTGGGATTCCCCTCAGCCTTCACCACTCTTCTGTACTCGTTCTCCACTTCGTGACGGCCCTCTGAGATCTGCATGCATAGCATAAAAACTGCCATGAGCAGATCCAAGGGTTCGAAGCCCGCTACCACCTGAGGTATCTTCATCTCCTTGGAATAGCGCTCGAAGGGCCTGGTCCCGATGATGGTGGCCACATGCCCAGGTTGGATAAGTCCTTCTATCCTCACTTCTCCCAATTTAAATAGCGCGTCAAGGGCTGGAGGGAGCAAGCGGTG is a window encoding:
- the hypD gene encoding hydrogenase formation protein HypD, producing MPGNISKGGGALMFRFRDEPIARKVVEAIERLGIKAHLMHVCGTHQDTLVRFGIEEMLKGSGVSIGQGPGCPVCVTTTKEIVEAITLADAGVTIAVFGDMMTVPTPIGSLADAKAKGADVRVVYSVEDAVKLAPTVKDLTFMAIGFETTSPTTASVLLSQPPENFSVLSCHRLLPPALDALFKLGEVRIEGLIQPGHVATIIGTRPFERYSKEMKIPQVVAGFEPLDLLMAVFMLCMQISEGRHEVENEYRRVVKAEGNPKALSTIERVFFPVDRAWRGFPVIPGSALELRKEFSVHNAREKYHDILQGAPSVKEEMGNCRCGEVLRGIISSNQCPVFGKGCTPKRPMGPCMVSREGSCNISYRYSRR